GACCGTATATGTTACAAAAGCGGGACAATCTCCAGTCCCAGAGATTGATCACAGAAACATGGAATTGCCTACTGATTTACAGGACAGGGTCGGCACGTTCTTGGAGTTTCCTAATATACATTCCgatgctggtttgtttgttagcttggtacacTGGGTAGGTACTTCTGGTGTTGTATACTAGACGAAATCAATCATGAATGGTCCTAAagcttataagaataagtTAAGATAGCTCATTACGAATTATAAAGGCACTAGTAGGAATTGATATagtatattgaatattagcAATGGCATTTCCAAGGTAACAACACGCGTTAGTTAGCTGTGAAGACGCATAGGAAAGTTGACacgaggtctcgagctaacaaacaaaccagtactggACTGTAATACTAGAGTAGTCGGGTAATACAACATGTAGAGTTGGTCCGCTTGACATTGGCGAGTGTTCAATGGAAGAGTATCTAGCTGCAGTACGGGATATTGAGAGAATACGACTTATTCAATTCGTCCACAGAAGTCTCGCATCTTCGACTGCATTTTGCAACGCACCCAAAATACCGGCGTGACCAATACCATTCTCATTGGTATGGCAAAGGCGACAAGTCAAGGCCTTCGACCGTAAGTTTGAAGGAATCGTTCCTAAGCACCACGGGTTAGCTTTGCACGCCTACCAGACAACAAGATATCAAACCAagcaaaggaaaagaagcaTACCTCGAATAACTCCCCGCAGTATCCAAATCCAGCCGTCCGCGGATACAATCCTCAAAGTCAACATCTGCCCATATAAtcccctcatcatcctcccacTGCGGACCAGCAAGCACGTCTCCAAACGGCGAGACAATCGCCGAGCCACCACGAGACACAAActcttcctccgtcttgGCACCAGTGGACCTATCAATAATAGGGGACTTGAACGTTTTCCCATTGTTGTCCGGCTTGGATGCCAGAGCCGGAGCTGGAGCCGATGCTGCTGGAGTAGCAGCAGAAGACAAGGAAGTCTTGGCTGTCGTGGTGGACACGGCCTCGTCGTCAACTTCGGCTTCCGCCTCGACTTCGACAACACCTTGCTCGTTGCAGCAGGGCAGGACGATCTCGTTGCCGTCTTCGTCGAAGATGGACTGTCTGCGGATATGCTTGGGACGGCTGTGACTGTCGCTGCGAGAATATGGCGAGGGGTCGGCGACGGCGCTCATGCCGgtttgctgctgttgctcctgctgctgctgggcgAGAGCGGGGTCACCGTTGGTCTTGGCTTGTTGCTTGTCTCCATCTTTGCGCACACACATGTTGGAACTGACAACGAAGCAGCGTCCTTCAATGGCAACGGTCCTCATCAGGGGTAGCCATGTGTCACGGCCATCGGCGGTCGGGGCAAGATAAAGGTTGATATTCTGCGAGTAGAGCGATTGGCGGAGCATGGGCATGTAGTTCTCCCAGcagatggcggcggcgaggttgATGCGAACGCCGCGAATGACGGTGCTGACGGCGCGAAGGGTGGCGGGAGAACCTTGGGCCCAAACTAGTCGTTCGATAGCGGTCTGTTTTAGGGAGTTCTGGGGTTAGAAGTATATTCGCATAGGAAATAAGGGGGAAAGACACTCACAGGCATaacctttctcctcttcccaaTCATGCCCATCTTCGGACACACATAGACCGCACTACAATAGAGACTCCCGCCCGCCTTCTCGATACACCCCGTCACCAAGAACACCCCCGTCTCCCTCGCGATACGTTCCAACTCCTCCCTGGTCCCATCCCCCCTCTTGTTCTTCACCTTGTCCCCCTTGTCCCCCTCCTGCGCCCTTCCCTGAATCTCGTCACCAGCTAACTCCCTCCGCACCCACTTCTCCAGCCCCCCGGCACCCCCTTCCCCAACGATATCCCCCAAATCTACCGCGGCCTGGAAGTACCGGAGGTACTCGTCCCTCCCCTCGGCCGACCGCGAGCCCATCACGCACCCAAAGTTGGTGCCGCGCGGGTAGCCGCCAATGTAGGCCTCGGGCAGGAGGAGAATGTCAACATGGTTGGAGGCGGCGCGGCGGGCGAGGTGGGCAATTTGCGAGAGGGTTTCGGGGGTGGTGGATtgggtggagggggaggctGTAGCGATGCGGATTTTGGGAGGCGCCATGTTGGCGgttgttgttattattattgttgttgacgaGGCGGGTTGTGGTTATGGTGTGGTAAGATATAACCTCTCTGTTGGTGACTCCTGTATGGGAGCAGGAACAAGATCAGGCTAGCAGGAAGTGAGGGAACACAAAATGAATATTCAGCTTGGGAGGAGCCCCTCGGGAGCTTGGAGCAAAAGAGGGGAAGCTCCTTAAAGCTATTCCCACGAGGTTCAGACTTCCATCATGCATGCAACCAAATTAGTCACCGTCACGATGATGACTCCTGTCGTCCCTTCTATTCCAGAGCTCCAAGCGCGGGGGACCTCGGCATCCATCGGCGTCTTGGTTCTTTGTGTTCGGTTCCAGAGCCATCAAAGTATCGGAAGCTTCCGACCCCACCCCACGACACGACACGACGGAAATGGTGAGAGTCATCTCAGCTCGGCAACGGGCTGATATCACGAGCGGCCGGGGTTCGCTTAAGTAGTAGGTTGAAGGGAGGTAGTGAGGTGGTGACTGACTTGATCTATTGCTGCAGCTGGGATCAGGGGGTGTCGCCTTAGTGGCTGGCACCCCCGCATTTCATTTTTCCCTCCTTCCATATTCATTCTATAGAATCAACACCTTTGCGCCCTCAAGTCCAACATCTTACCTTATTGTCTATGTTAATCAACTTACCAATGGTTATGCCAGTGAAATGCTATCAAATGTCTATGGTGTCCATGTTTGTACTGGATGCCGGCCTCTTTTGCGTGTGTTGCCAAATTTCAAAGGGGTTTGCCTTGCCCCGCcgttttcttatatataaccctaaccccgtGACTTCTGCCTCCGAAGGACAGGATCGCCTTGGCAAGCTTGGCGTTGCTGTCGTCCCATCTTTGGGATAGGATGAATTCGGACCGAACTCATCAAGTGTAGGGTTGGTTTCTAAGGTTTTGAGGCCGATGAATATCCCTCGAAGGGGTGTATTATGCAATGGTCATGTTACATCATGTTTGGGGTACGATGTTTAATGTTTGGGGATGATAAGTCGGTGTCTCGTTCTATCAAGTAGATTACTGCCTCTAGGCACCTGTGCTACTTACTTCTATGAAAGTACGTatctctagaggtatgtgTCCGGAAATTCCCGTTTCATTGCCCAGTTGTAGGTGGTAATTGCATGCCAAAACTAGGTCGTAACCCAAACATTCCATTCCACTCCGGGGGGCAGGATCGTTATGCCACggcatacctaggtaccacctagaggtaggtacgaaGTCATTGACACAGCTTTTTTGCCTGTTACAGCTGCCGCCCTATCATGTTTTCACCTCCCTCCTTGGTAGTTGAGACTTTGCTGAGACGTatgtatacctacctacctctaatgATAGATTCCTACGtacggaaaaaaaaaaaaaaaaaatgagtGAACAACCGCTCGTAGTCTCAGCCTGAGGTAATCCATAACCATGTTTATAAAAATCGGCCGCGGAAATCTCCTCAACATCGTCGTCAGCCACTAAAGACCGTTGAAACGGGGTTATCGCGCTGGAGGGACCGCCGAGGTACAGTCCAGCACTGGTGTGCTTGTTAGCTCGGTacgctacctaggtattgtACCGTAGTACTCTATATACTACGTAGACGAAATCTATCCCGAGTAGTCCCAAACCTCGTATGAAGAAATTAAAATGGCTAGTACGAATACAAAAAGGCATTCGCAGGATTTGATACAGCATTTTGTATATCAGCAATAGCGTATCCAAGGTAAGATTAGGCATCCGTTAGCTATGAAAATGCCTAAGAAAGTTGACACGAGGTCTCGAACTAATaaacaaaccagtactggACTGTACTTTTTGTGACGTAACATCTCACGATTATAAGAACCTTAGTGGCCAGCTCGACCGGAGTTCAAGATGTACACAAGTACTAGACCCAGCAATAAAAAAGTCATAATAAAAGATGTTAGTGATGTGTGGTTTTCACATACAAGGCCAGTCCTCCATCTCAACCTATACCTAGTTCTGTCAACGGAGCTCTGTGGCCGCGGATCCGAGATCACACGCCACCCGCTCAGAGACGAACACAAGTGTCCTTGCTGGAAGACATTTCTTTTCATTCTCTTATGCTCGACAACGTCCCACAGGACATTTTAGACGAAGCCAAAGCGCGGATCCGACTAAGGGGGGAGATCATCGGGCTGAAAGTCGAACTTGACGAAATCCACAGATGCTCATCCAAAAGCATCGTAATCCATCTGCGGCATCACGTACGAACGACCCCTTGTGAGCGGACTACGTTGAAAGAACGAGGAAGCTGGATAATATGCTCGATGTAGCTGAGCGTGTAGAATACCGGCGCGAGTGTGATCAGCATCACGAAGACAATGTCGCAAGATTCCAACCTATGTTAGTTGGTGATCTGGATGCTACAGTCCCCGATCAGGTTCGCCAAAGGGATCATCTCTTCCATTGGATGAGGAAAATTGTCTATAGGATAAGGTGGTTTGTCGAAATGAAAAGGAATCAAGGACGCAAGACTCATCCCGCATGAAAAATTGAAAGGAATGTTTCTCCAGCGAAGACACTGGTATTCGTCTCTGAGCCGGCAGCATAGCCATAGAGATCCGTGAATAGAACTAGGTATaggttgagaaggaggacttGCCTCATAATTGAAGTATCACCCATCTCTGGTATCTTTCATCGTGATTCATTCattatcattatcatcatcatcatcatcaacaggATGTTATTCGCTAATATTGGTAGTCAGCCAAATGCTGCAGCTCTTCGGCGTCTAATCAACCAACCGAACGGCACACAAAGCAGAGCTTGTTTTTCATAAGAGAACGAAAGGGTTTCATATACTCACACACTATATATCAAGTAAATGGGCACCAGACTGGTGAACAttgaaaaagagaagacaaagcaaaaagaacaaaatacatcatcatcagtcagaaagaacatcatcatcaatctAAGAaaatatcatcatcaccatcatcgtcagGAATATCGATCGTCTCCTCATATTCTTGTCCCCATTCTCACTGCCGCCAGCCCTCAACCCATTCGGGAAGTcgctggtgttgtatgtttgtTTATGGGTTGTGACCCAACGGCGGAAACAAGTGGATGTGGCAGCTAGGATGACCACTCTAGCGGtaccttcttctacttccaTTACCTCTAGCGATTGCGCCTGTCCCAGTCGATGCAATGAACATTCGTCAGATGGAGCCCCATTTGTACGCTGTCTATCTCTTCGTCAAGACCACAGAATGCGGGGAAGTATGGGCATCTCGAGGTCGTATTGTCCAGATCAGTCAAATGACGGCCACCGTGGTAAGCATAGCCAGTACGGTGGTAACAGGCTATGCGTTCAGCGGCGGGGGTTGCTTCATCATAGAAGAAAAACGGGCAAATACGAGGCACGAGGACGCGGCTGGTGGTCACTCCGTTATAACCATGCTGCTGGATgagtgctgctgcttcggTAATGTGGGTAGGTGCATGCTTATGCCATTCATAAGGTTCAAAAAGCCACGTATGGCAGTACTTGCAAAAGTCGACATGTGGTGCCCAACCGGTGTATAATTGATGAACCTCCCATACATGTCTCTTGCTCGCTTGAGAAGGTTGGCCCTCCTCTGTGAAGCCTGCCTCCTTCTGGGTTGCTAGCGCAAGAGCCAAAGAAACAGCTCAATTGCTTAGTTTTGTCAGGCAAGGTTTTGGTCATCGTTCGAATATGCGTGCGGTAGTGTTCTCGTAGTCGCATGTTGTTTGCGAATGTAGCTGCACATGGTACAAATTGGAGATGCTGGGTACCGTGACCGCACTGTCAGTAACAACAAGGCTGATCTAACGGGCAGATAGCTTCGAGAAGGATTTTTGGATACCCAGTTCGTTGGTTTTGGCACAAGAGTGTACATGCTCATGTGCTTTATGCACTTGTGTCAGGTCTTGGTAGCAGAACTTGCACTTGTACTGCCCTGGTAAAGGCTCTTCTCCAGGGGGAAAGTCATTGATGCCATGGCAGATCTTGAACCACTTCATCAGGACATCGGCAGTTTGTGTCTCGCTTCCTTGGGCTTGTTCGAGTTCCTCCAGGATATCTTTGTAGGCTGAAGTGACTGGGTACTTGATCCTGTGGATGCCCCTCTTGGATCGCTGCGTAGTCATATTGTGGCGGCGGATGGCCGCGAAAACGTCATCTTGGCCGACTCCATCCTGGctatcctcgtcctcgtcgtcaccaccatctGAGCCATCTTCGGAAAGTTGAACTCGTCGTTTCCATCGAGTTCTTCAATCAGCTGGACAATTTTCCTTATCTGATGGACAATTTTCCTTATCCAATGGACAGTTTGCCTCATCCAAATAGACAATTTTCCTTATCCAATGGacaatttttcttttcgatGAGCATCTGGCGGATTTCGTCAAATTTGACCTTGAAGCTCACGATCTCTGGCCTTCGTCGAATCCGTACTTGAGCCTCGTCTGAAATGACCTACGGGACATCATCGCTTCTAGCTAGTGAGACAGATAGTAGCTGAGTAACAGATTGCACTGGCTCCGTCCTCTGAGCATAGCAGGGAAGTCGACAGTGGAGATCTGGGGGTGATAGGGCCAGTATGATGACGCTTTCGTATGACCCATCAAGAATTGTCGGTTGTTCGTTGTGGTATGCTCGGACAGAGCGTGGGCCACTCCTCGACGAATGCAATACCCAACAAGGCGGTTTCTGTAACCACAAAACCTGCCTAAACGTCGAATTCGAGGGCGTATATCAACTGTTTGGACTGGCTCATTCGCAGTGCGGCCAGAACGCACGCGGCGAAGGACAGGAATACTGTTCATGGCCGATTTGAACTCGATTGGAAGGCCAATTCTGGCTAAGTCTTGAGGTACAGTGAGACGATAGAGATCGTCCCACAATGTTACCTATTGCTGGAATACCCCATCAATGATGGCCAAGATCAGTAGTAGTCTCAAACTGTCTTGCAGTGCTAGATCTGTCGCTAGCAAGCCGGGAAGAACAATGGTATTGTGCTTCGAGCCGTCGAGCGTGTGATGTTTGGGCCGTtcgagcttcttgatggccttaTGTCAAGGATATTAATGTCACGGTTGTTAGATCTCGTTTCGCCTGTCTTATCCTCTTTCGTTGACCAACCTGGCCCAGACCCGTCAAGCTCTCCGAGCCATAGCTCGAGGCAGACAGATCGGTGGTCATTGTCCTCCGGAATCATCTGGGACTGCACCGGGAAGACGCCCCGGACTAGGGTCTCGCACACGGGCACGTCAGCGCCGTGTTTGCCGGAGCAAATTACCGTGTTGGAGCCGCAGCGTTTCCGGAGCTTGGGGCGGGGGCGGAGGGGGGCAGGATTGGGACCAGTTTGGGGGGGTTGGTCGGGGGTttcgtcggtggtggtggaggtgaggCTGGCGGTGACTGAGGTTTTGTCCTTGAACCTGGGTgtgtgtgagagagagatgCATAGATGTAGGGGGGTATTGTGAAAGGGATGATTTCTAGACGACGTACCAGGTCATCAGACCAAACTGGGTCTCGATTTGGCCGGCGAGGACCAGGTCGGGGTCATCCTCCTAAATCGTGAATGACGGAACCGAAGCCGAACGAGACGATAAGGGCCGCGACCATGACGAAAAACTTTAGGGAAACCGTACTGAAAGCGATGACAGGGGCGGAGTGTTGTTGATTGTGGGAATCTTTCGAGGCTTGGTGCTTGTAGCTGTTTTGCACAATCAAactgaagaaggagaaagaaagaaacaatTCCCAGACCAGGGACGCGTCTTACTTTATAGAAGGAAAAAGTGTGCAAGAACACCGACCAGGTGGTAAGAACGAATTGCTGATCGGGCATCAACATGGAGGAATATCATCTGCATGCATATAATTTATCGGCCTTCGGGCCTCCGTTGCATCTTCTTCGGCGTTGGACGGCATGGTGGCAAGCATCTTCCAAGCCATTCCGTCAAAAAGAAAGTGATGTATGTAAGGGAAGTTACAGCCCAACTGTGTTGTTGCTTTCATGTGGAGGTTGAAGAGCGAGGGGTTGGTTGAGTAGAAGAAGTAAAGTGTaactgaaaaaaaaaagaaaagcggaaaaaaaaaagaaaaaaaacccccCCCAAGAAGCCACCTGAAAGTACCTAACCAAAACCCAGCCCACCAATGCGCCTTCCAATGTGTGGTTCTGGTGGTTGTGAGAAAAAGTACAGGATCCCAGCGAAAGTGTTGCTTCCTTTCTATCCACCCGGTGCACCGCGGTCGTAGCTTCCAATTCCGTCTGCAGCCGGAGGGATACATGACATGTCAATAAGCAATGATCAAATAATTCACATGTCCGCTGCCCGTCTCTATCCATACCGTAGAAACTTGGGGGGTTGAATATCAATTTTCAGGGAAATCAGGCATACGTAAGGTATTCTGTGCCTCTAGGCACACTACCCGAAAATATGCATTTTATGAccgccaaaaaaaaaaaaaaaaaaacgataAGCGAAGGAGACGTTTTGCTACCCCGAAGTACTGTCTGATGCCCTTGGAAGGTGCAATGGTGTCTGAAGTATTGGCGGGGTATTTAACTGTCTTCTGGGCTTTTGTTGGCTTagtcttcttttcttcctaaTCAACCGCCCTCCAACCTTTCAAATGAACCCACCTTGAGCACCACGAGTGGTTGCACCCTCCTTTTCCAACCTGTCTTTTCGAGGGCCCTCGCTGGCTGGTGGTGTCTTGAGATATTCGAAGTCACCGTCTTACATACAGTTGCTGGTGGGCATGAATGTTGCAGTATGCTTACAGATTATGCCTGGTTTCCCTGAAAATTGGAAAAATTCAACCGCCTAAGTCTATACGGTACATTGGACGTACGTTTCTTGGTGTTCGGACATTGTGGGTGTGGATGGATTGCGCTCGAGAGTTTTGTGAATGACGAAGACCGTACCAGTCGTGATCGTTaagatggaagaggaagagggagagtgATACTTACCTTGTCACACTTCTTTGCTTCCAACCTCCATTGCTTTCAATGCCCACATTAGTGTGCTGTCTCGTGCTTgtagataaaaaaaaaaaaaaagttagaaaaaaaatttcaaaaataaaaataaaaaataaaaaaaagaaagtaaCGACCCCATCGTTGAATAGAGGTAGCGTGACGGTCGACCGCCTCAACACATCAGAGGTCGAACTAGAGTGAATATGACCTAGACTGTCAGATTTCCTGCTAATCTCTTCTCTGCCGCGTGGTGTCGGTCTTTGAAAGGTAAAACGGCGCGGCGCTGGTATCGATGATTTGCACTCGGGGCCTTAACGTGGGACGGATTTGTCAGATgaatgatgaagaagagagtgTCCGAGACGTGATCATGATGGTGTTTTGCTGACAGGCACAGAACGGTGATCGTTAAAAGGTTGGAAGGGAGGTTGCTATGTCCGGACTTGACGGTCGTTTCCCTAGTATCAACCAAAGGGGGCATtagtctagaggtagtcgCCAGAGAAAGAAATGTTGATAGAACTTTAATGCTTTCCTTACCCTCTTGTTTGCTGTTGCTTTCTCTTCCTACCGAAGCTAGCCAGCAAATAAGCGTCGTTTGCAGTCGTGCTGTGAATGGAAGGACTTACTATCGAAGACTGCCTGTAGATACAGAGGCTCTTGTCAGCTTTGGTACAGGAAAGGTCCGTTAGACAGTCTAGAGGTGCTGTTCCAATCATGACAAGTACACATTTCAACTTCAGGGACTACGTCAATGCAAGTTCACAACTCAAGTGTTATCCATGGTAATGTTATTGGTATACCCTTGAACCGACAGAATAGTCTCTACTTGATCTCTAAGCTAACAATGCTGTATTCCAGAATCGAGAAGTAGAAAGAACCAACGTGCAAGCGAAAACGCCACATAACTATGCTGAAGGCAACCGTCCGACTCCCGGCTCATTCCTCAATGTATACAAATGCTGCACTCCCAAGCCTGACAATCAAACGAACACAAACAACCAACCTCGACAACATATAAACGCCATAAGTATGCTCGATAACGCCTCCCTTTTCTCTACCTAGCCGTGTCCAAAACAAAGTGCCCCGAATCAAATCAAAATCCATCCAACGAAAAATCATCCGTAAAACCTCCATTGAGTAGAACCGCAGCCAACCTCCGTCTCTGCAGCGTGAGCTGCCCTGCAGTATATGACTTCTTGGGATTAAGCCCAAGCGCAATGCAAAGAGCATTCGTGATGGTGAAGACGCCACAGTCGTACCCGTTGGTTTGACGTGGAGCTTCGTAGTCAATGGCCGACCATTCTGACGCGACCCATTTGTCCTCAAGTGTGACTCTGACCCATTCAAGCAGTTTTTCTTTGATTTCTTTGTCACCGGCGCCCGCTCGCATCGAGTCTAGGTGCGCTACGGTCCGCTTCCCCGGCCGTACAACCGCCAATGTCCAATGTGCGCCGTCGCAAATCGGAATGAGTATCGTGTCGATGTCGAAAAAG
The Neurospora crassa OR74A linkage group II, whole genome shotgun sequence DNA segment above includes these coding regions:
- a CDS encoding hydrolase; translation: MAPPKIRIATASPSTQSTTPETLSQIAHLARRAASNHVDILLLPEAYIGGYPRGTNFGCVMGSRSAEGRDEYLRYFQAAVDLGDIVGEGGAGGLEKWVRRELAGDEIQGRAQEGDKGDKVKNKRGDGTREELERIARETGVFLVTGCIEKAGGSLYCSAVYVCPKMGMIGKRRKVMPTAIERLVWAQGSPATLRAVSTVIRGVRINLAAAICWENYMPMLRQSLYSQNINLYLAPTADGRDTWLPLMRTVAIEGRCFVVSSNMCVRKDGDKQQAKTNGDPALAQQQQEQQQQTGMSAVADPSPYSRSDSHSRPKHIRRQSIFDEDGNEIVLPCCNEQGVVEVEAEAEVDDEAVSTTTAKTSLSSAATPAASAPAPALASKPDNNGKTFKSPIIDRSTGAKTEEEFVSRGGSAIVSPFGDVLAGPQWEDDEGIIWADVDFEDCIRGRLDLDTAGSYSRNDSFKLTVEGLDLSPLPYQ